A single genomic interval of Streptomyces sp. NBC_00663 harbors:
- a CDS encoding sugar phosphate isomerase/epimerase family protein: MTVKQLSLPELADACAELGITNLGLWREPVQSYGVEATAKLVRDAGLMVTTLCRGGFFTAIDPDERAAALADNRRAIDEAATLGTDTLVLVSGGLPAGSKDLHGARERIADALAELGPYAEQHGVRLAIEPLHPMYASDRCVVSTLAQALDIAERFPAHQVGVTVDTYHIWWDDNAPAQIARAGAAGRIHTFQLADWTTPLPEGVLNGRGQVGDGAIDMREWQGYVEAAGYTGAIEVELFNDALWARDGREVLAETAARFVEHTD, encoded by the coding sequence ATGACGGTCAAGCAGCTGTCACTGCCGGAACTGGCCGACGCCTGCGCCGAGTTGGGCATCACCAACCTCGGCCTGTGGCGGGAGCCGGTCCAGTCGTACGGTGTCGAGGCGACCGCCAAACTGGTCCGCGACGCGGGCCTGATGGTCACCACGCTCTGCCGCGGCGGCTTCTTCACGGCGATCGACCCGGACGAGCGGGCGGCGGCCCTGGCCGACAACCGCCGGGCGATCGACGAGGCGGCGACGCTCGGCACGGACACCCTGGTCCTGGTCTCCGGCGGGCTGCCCGCCGGCTCGAAGGACCTGCACGGTGCCCGGGAGCGGATCGCCGACGCGCTGGCCGAGCTGGGCCCGTACGCGGAGCAGCACGGCGTACGCCTCGCCATCGAGCCGCTGCACCCCATGTACGCGTCCGACCGCTGCGTGGTGTCGACCCTGGCCCAGGCCCTGGACATCGCCGAACGCTTCCCGGCCCACCAGGTCGGCGTCACGGTGGACACGTACCACATCTGGTGGGACGACAACGCGCCCGCGCAGATCGCCCGGGCGGGCGCGGCCGGCCGTATCCACACCTTCCAACTCGCCGACTGGACCACCCCGTTGCCAGAGGGCGTCCTCAACGGCCGCGGCCAGGTCGGCGACGGCGCGATCGACATGCGCGAGTGGCAGGGCTACGTCGAGGCGGCCGGCTACACCGGCGCCATCGAGGTGGAGCTGTTCAACGACGCACTGTGGGCACGGGACGGCCGGGAGGTGCTGGCGGAGACGGCGGCGCGGTTCGTGGAGCACACGGACTGA
- a CDS encoding dihydrodipicolinate synthase family protein: MTIQLPDFKGGLRAYEPRTEPFAVKTGTPFTSRTVFSAAHVVADPFADVSPDSPAAVDWDATLAFRRHLWSHGLGVAEAMDTAQRGMGLDWAGAAELIRRSAAEAKAVGGLIACGVGTDQLTGPATLAEVRAAYEEQLALVEESGAQAILMASRALAAAASGPEDYLEIYGHLLRQATEPVVLHWLGPMFDPALEGYWGSSDLDAATDTFLEVIAAHPDKVDGIKVSLLEAQREIDIRRRLPQGVRCYTGDDFNYPELIAGDEQGFSHALLGIFDPLGPLAAEAVRVLDTGDVLGFRSLLDPTVDLSRHLFQTPTRFYKTGVVFLAWLAGHQSHFSMVGGLQSARSLPHFARAYELADGLGLFPDPKLAEERMKNLLAMYGVTQ, translated from the coding sequence GTGACGATCCAACTCCCTGACTTCAAAGGCGGTTTGAGGGCGTACGAGCCCCGCACCGAGCCGTTCGCGGTGAAGACGGGCACCCCCTTCACCTCCCGTACCGTCTTCTCGGCGGCGCATGTCGTCGCCGACCCGTTCGCGGACGTCTCGCCCGACTCACCGGCCGCCGTCGACTGGGACGCCACCCTCGCCTTCCGCCGCCACCTGTGGTCCCACGGGCTCGGCGTCGCCGAGGCGATGGACACCGCCCAGCGCGGCATGGGCCTGGACTGGGCGGGCGCGGCGGAGCTGATCCGCCGCAGCGCCGCCGAGGCCAAGGCGGTCGGCGGCCTCATCGCCTGTGGCGTCGGCACCGACCAGCTCACCGGCCCGGCGACCCTGGCCGAGGTCCGCGCGGCCTACGAGGAGCAGCTCGCCCTCGTGGAGGAGTCCGGCGCGCAGGCCATCCTGATGGCCTCCCGCGCCCTCGCCGCGGCGGCTTCCGGCCCCGAGGACTACCTGGAGATCTACGGCCACCTGCTCCGCCAGGCCACCGAGCCGGTCGTCCTGCACTGGCTCGGCCCGATGTTCGACCCGGCGCTGGAGGGCTACTGGGGCTCGTCCGACCTCGACGCGGCGACCGACACCTTCCTGGAGGTCATCGCGGCCCACCCGGACAAGGTCGACGGCATCAAGGTCTCGCTCCTGGAGGCCCAGCGCGAGATCGACATCCGCCGCCGTCTCCCTCAGGGCGTCCGCTGCTACACCGGCGACGACTTCAACTACCCCGAGCTGATCGCGGGCGACGAGCAGGGTTTCAGCCACGCCCTGCTCGGCATCTTCGACCCGCTCGGCCCGCTGGCGGCGGAGGCGGTCCGCGTCCTCGACACAGGTGACGTACTGGGCTTCCGGAGCCTGCTGGACCCCACGGTCGACCTGTCCCGCCACCTCTTCCAGACCCCGACCCGCTTCTACAAGACGGGCGTGGTGTTCCTGGCGTGGCTGGCCGGCCACCAGAGTCACTTCAGCATGGTCGGCGGCCTCCAGTCGGCCCGCTCCCTGCCGCACTTCGCCCGCGCCTACGAACTCGCCGACGGCCTGGGCCTGTTCCCGGACCCGAAGCTGGCGGAGGAGCGCATGAAGAACCTGCTCGCGATGTACGGAGTGACCCAGTGA
- a CDS encoding Gfo/Idh/MocA family protein — translation MTRKTVRIAMNGVTGRMGYRQHLVRSILALREQGGLDLGDGTVLWPEPILVGRREHALKALAEKHGLEHWATDVDEVLADPTVDIYFDAQVTSAREEAITKAIAAGKHIYTEKPTATGLDGALELARLANAAGIKHGVVQDKLFLPGLLKLKRLIDGGFFGRILSIRGEFGYWVFEGDWQQAQRPSWNYRSEDGGGIVVDMFPHWEYVLHELFGRVKSVQALTATHIPQRWDENDKPYDATADDAAYGIFELDGGAIAQINSSWAVRVNRDELVEFQVDGTEGSAVAGLRNCRAQHRSATPKPVWNPDIPATEVFRDQWQEVPDNAEFDNGFKAQWELFLKHVYADAPYHWDLLAGARGVQLAELGLKSSAEGRRLDVPEIAL, via the coding sequence GTGACACGCAAGACGGTGCGTATCGCCATGAACGGTGTGACCGGGCGCATGGGCTACCGCCAGCACCTGGTCCGCTCCATCCTGGCCCTCCGTGAGCAGGGCGGCCTCGACCTCGGCGACGGCACCGTGCTGTGGCCGGAGCCGATCCTGGTCGGCCGCCGCGAGCACGCGCTGAAGGCGCTCGCCGAGAAGCACGGCCTGGAGCACTGGGCGACGGACGTGGACGAGGTCCTCGCCGACCCGACCGTGGACATCTACTTCGACGCCCAGGTCACCTCGGCCCGCGAGGAGGCGATCACCAAGGCGATCGCGGCGGGCAAGCACATCTACACCGAGAAGCCCACCGCCACCGGCCTCGACGGCGCCCTGGAACTCGCCCGCCTCGCGAACGCCGCCGGCATCAAGCACGGCGTCGTCCAGGACAAGCTCTTCCTCCCCGGCCTGCTCAAGCTCAAGCGCCTCATCGACGGCGGCTTCTTCGGCCGGATCCTCTCCATCCGCGGCGAGTTCGGCTACTGGGTCTTCGAGGGCGACTGGCAGCAGGCCCAGCGCCCGAGCTGGAACTACCGCTCCGAGGACGGCGGCGGCATCGTTGTCGACATGTTCCCGCACTGGGAGTACGTCCTGCACGAGCTCTTCGGCCGGGTGAAGTCCGTCCAGGCCCTCACCGCCACCCACATCCCGCAGCGCTGGGACGAGAACGACAAGCCCTACGACGCCACCGCCGACGACGCCGCGTACGGCATCTTCGAGCTCGACGGCGGCGCCATCGCCCAGATCAACTCCTCCTGGGCCGTCCGCGTCAACCGCGACGAGCTCGTCGAGTTCCAGGTCGACGGCACCGAGGGCTCCGCGGTCGCGGGCCTGCGCAACTGCCGCGCCCAGCACCGCAGCGCCACCCCCAAGCCGGTCTGGAACCCGGACATCCCCGCCACCGAGGTCTTCCGCGACCAGTGGCAGGAGGTCCCGGACAACGCCGAGTTCGACAACGGCTTCAAGGCTCAGTGGGAGCTGTTCCTCAAGCACGTCTACGCCGACGCCCCCTACCACTGGGACCTCCTCGCCGGCGCCCGCGGTGTCCAGCTGGCCGAGCTGGGCCTGAAGTCCTCGGCGGAGGGCCGCCGTCTCGACGTACCGGAGATCGCGCTGTGA
- a CDS encoding LacI family DNA-binding transcriptional regulator codes for MTVTLADVAARAQVSPATVSRVLNGNYPVAASTRERVLRAVDELDYVLNGPASSLAAATSDLVGILVNDIADPFFGIMASAIQSEIGGPGGRAGGERLAVTCNTGGSPERELTYLTLLQRQRAAAVVLTGGAVEDAPHAAAVAAKLRKLGEAGTRVVLCGRPAVPDTSAIALTFDNRGGGRELTEHLIGLGHRRLGYIAGPEERTTTRHRLEGHRVALAEAGIEEDPRWTVHGRYDRRSGYEATLELLRRDPSLTAVVAANDSVALGACAALRDSGLRIPDDVSVAGFDDLPFSIDAVPALTTVRLPLAEAGARAGRIAMGREEPPPGGIAVIRGELMVRGSSGGPRD; via the coding sequence ATGACGGTGACCCTGGCGGACGTGGCGGCGCGCGCACAGGTCTCGCCCGCGACGGTGTCGCGCGTGCTGAACGGGAACTACCCGGTGGCCGCGTCGACCCGTGAGCGGGTGCTGCGGGCCGTGGACGAGCTGGACTACGTACTGAACGGTCCGGCGAGCTCGCTGGCCGCGGCCACGTCCGACCTCGTCGGCATCCTGGTCAACGACATCGCCGACCCTTTCTTCGGGATCATGGCGAGTGCGATCCAGTCGGAGATCGGCGGGCCGGGCGGGCGCGCGGGCGGTGAGCGGCTGGCGGTGACCTGCAACACGGGTGGCTCGCCGGAGCGTGAACTGACGTATCTGACCCTGTTGCAGAGACAGCGGGCGGCGGCGGTCGTGCTGACGGGTGGCGCCGTCGAGGACGCGCCGCACGCGGCGGCCGTCGCGGCGAAGCTGCGGAAGCTGGGCGAGGCCGGGACGCGGGTGGTGCTCTGCGGGCGGCCCGCGGTGCCGGACACCTCGGCGATCGCGCTGACCTTCGACAACCGTGGCGGCGGGCGGGAGCTGACCGAGCACCTGATCGGGCTCGGTCATCGGCGACTGGGATACATCGCCGGCCCCGAGGAGCGGACGACCACCCGGCACCGGCTGGAGGGGCATCGGGTCGCGCTCGCCGAGGCCGGGATCGAGGAGGATCCGCGCTGGACCGTGCACGGGCGGTACGACCGGCGGTCCGGGTACGAGGCGACGCTGGAACTGCTGCGGCGGGATCCGTCCCTCACGGCGGTGGTGGCGGCGAACGACTCCGTCGCGCTCGGCGCGTGCGCGGCCCTGCGGGACTCGGGGCTGCGCATCCCGGACGACGTCTCCGTCGCCGGCTTCGACGACCTGCCGTTCAGCATCGACGCGGTGCCCGCGCTGACGACGGTGCGGTTGCCGTTGGCCGAGGCGGGCGCTCGTGCGGGCCGGATCGCGATGGGCCGGGAGGAACCGCCGCCTGGGGGGATCGCGGTGATCCGGGGGGAGTTGATGGTGCGGGGGTCCTCCGGGGGACCGCGGGACTGA